A stretch of the Panicum virgatum strain AP13 chromosome 9N, P.virgatum_v5, whole genome shotgun sequence genome encodes the following:
- the LOC120687832 gene encoding LOB domain-containing protein 18-like, producing MSAGGGTSTLGGGGGGGGGGGPSGSGSGGSGGGGGPCGACKFLRRKCVSGCIFAPYFDSEQGAAHFAAVHKVFGASNVSKLLLQIPAHKRLDAVVTICYEAQARLRDPVYGCVAHIFALQQQVVNLQAELTYLQAHLATLELPSPPPLPAPPQMPMPGPFSIADLPSSTSVPTTVDLSALFDPPPHAQPPQWAVQQQQHHHQLRQPTPYGAPVRGGSGMAETSGAGSGDLQALARELVDRHRSGGVKLEHPPPPPPHSR from the exons ATGAGCGCGGGAGGCGGCACCAGCacgcttggcggcggcggcggcggcggcggcggcggggggccgagcggcagcggcagcgggggaagcggcggcggcggcgggccctgCGGCGCGTGCAAGTTCCTCCGGCGCAAGTGCGTGAGCGGCTGCATCTTCGCGCCCTACTTCGACTCGGAGCAGGGCGCGGCGCACTTCGCGGCGGTGCACAAGGTGTTCGGCGCCAGCAACGTCTCCAAGCTGCTGCTCCAGATCCCGGCGCACAAGCGCCTCGACGCCGTCGTCACCATCTGCTACGAGGCCCAGGCGCGCCTCCGCGACCCCGTCTACGGCTGCGTCGCCCACATCTTCGCGCTCCAGCAGCAG GTGGTGAATCTCCAGGCCGAGCTGACCTACCTGCAAGCCCACCTCGCCACGCTGGAGctgccgtccccgccgccgctgccggccccgCCGCAGATGCCGATGCCGGGGCCCTTTTCCATCGCGGACCTGCCGTCGTCGACCAGCGTCCCCACCACCGTCGACCTGTCCGCGCTCTTCGACCCACCGCCGCATGCGCAGCCGCCGCAGTGGGcggtccagcagcagcagcaccaccaccagcttCGGCAACCGACGCCGTATGGCGCGCCCGTCAGGGGCGGCTCCGGCATGGCAGAGACCTCGGGCGCCGGCAGCGGTGACCTGCAGGCGCTGGCGAGGGAGCTCGTGGACCGCCACCGGTCCGGCGGCGTGAAGCTCgagcatccgccgccgccgccgccacactcAAGATGA